The following proteins are encoded in a genomic region of Sorangiineae bacterium MSr12523:
- a CDS encoding right-handed parallel beta-helix repeat-containing protein, with the protein MIVTTVAALFAAASSANGYTLVVDKPDDDGAEHTLRWAILQSNARGGGGRIEIDPGADPQRPLVIQVNSLLPNITRPVVIEGKHRVAGEAPRVVVDGTRIVDDTTTASCPAENHVGSGPNVRSLQKPGLAVVDSGHIEISGLEIRHFCIGVLLLRSHDNHIHHNVVHDMVGAAGIMITGDDGTAAGGSTKGLSTNNVVERNVIYDTGDGGECTRGTTNTTYQYNVFFQSSPNTVSPRSQGVECAGEGNAGIRFLYNWFSGYSDGLQLNSANDVTVMGNIITNSTYGITAAGNGIVVKDNTISGNRMGVGLTGTSRATISQNRIFGNGQPIVSLPTSAGGTTDPASPVRLGIDLGIDGPTPNDPAGSCADGAPDCDTGPNELQNFPVLDAGSHWEANGTVTLRGTLASRPNATLTVEFFAGYARNVAVLGEGEIYLGAETVRTNAAGVATFTFVSHGSPFRDGTRGAFFTATAAAVFNTSSATSEFSAPLWLSR; encoded by the coding sequence ATGATCGTCACCACGGTGGCCGCCCTATTCGCAGCGGCCTCGTCCGCCAACGGCTACACGCTGGTCGTGGACAAACCCGACGACGACGGGGCCGAGCACACCTTGCGCTGGGCCATTCTCCAGAGCAACGCGCGCGGGGGTGGGGGCCGCATCGAAATCGATCCCGGAGCGGATCCGCAGAGGCCGTTGGTGATTCAAGTGAATTCACTGCTTCCCAACATCACGCGACCGGTCGTCATCGAGGGCAAACATCGCGTCGCCGGCGAAGCTCCGCGCGTCGTTGTAGACGGCACGCGCATCGTGGATGATACGACGACGGCCTCGTGTCCGGCCGAGAACCATGTGGGCAGTGGTCCGAACGTACGCTCGCTGCAAAAGCCGGGGCTTGCCGTGGTGGACTCTGGGCACATCGAAATAAGTGGGCTCGAAATTCGCCATTTTTGCATTGGCGTCCTGCTCCTTCGGAGTCATGACAATCATATCCACCACAATGTGGTCCACGATATGGTCGGCGCGGCGGGTATCATGATTACGGGGGATGATGGTACGGCTGCGGGTGGATCGACCAAGGGGCTGTCGACGAACAATGTGGTCGAACGAAACGTCATCTATGACACGGGTGATGGGGGCGAGTGCACGCGCGGGACGACGAACACGACATACCAGTACAACGTGTTCTTCCAATCGTCGCCGAACACCGTCAGCCCCCGTTCGCAGGGCGTCGAGTGTGCAGGCGAAGGGAACGCCGGGATCCGGTTTCTCTACAATTGGTTCAGCGGCTATTCCGACGGACTGCAGCTCAATTCCGCGAACGACGTGACGGTGATGGGCAACATCATCACGAACTCCACCTACGGCATCACCGCCGCCGGCAACGGTATCGTGGTAAAAGACAATACGATCAGCGGCAATCGGATGGGCGTGGGGCTCACGGGCACGTCACGCGCGACCATCTCGCAGAATCGTATTTTCGGCAACGGGCAGCCGATTGTATCGCTGCCTACATCGGCGGGAGGGACCACCGATCCCGCGAGCCCCGTGCGCCTCGGGATCGACCTCGGCATCGACGGTCCGACCCCGAACGATCCCGCTGGGTCGTGCGCGGACGGCGCTCCCGATTGCGACACTGGACCGAACGAACTTCAGAATTTCCCGGTGCTCGATGCGGGCTCGCATTGGGAGGCGAACGGCACGGTCACGCTCCGCGGGACGCTCGCGTCTCGACCGAATGCCACGCTCACCGTCGAGTTTTTCGCGGGCTATGCACGAAATGTAGCGGTGCTCGGCGAGGGAGAAATCTACCTCGGCGCCGAAACGGTAAGAACGAATGCCGCGGGGGTGGCGACGTTTACCTTCGTGAGCCACGGCAGTCCCTTTCGCGACGGCACGCGAGGGGCGTTCTTCACCGCCACCGCGGCCGCCGTGTTCAACACGAGCAGCGCAACGTCGGAGTTCAGTGCGCCGCTTTGGCTCTCGCGCTAA
- a CDS encoding MBL fold metallo-hydrolase codes for MNANMSVDNTPHTRKPASDELVPSRYALRIGEIDVLVISDGVLPLPFATMSTNVEPAVRRAWLDNLFLPDKFDWAVNVIVVRSGGRTILVDSGLGKEFSGFPRAGQLALRLEAAGIDLAALTDVVLTHLHMDHIGGLLGDGIKERLRPDLRIHVAAAEIEFWAAPDFSRTAMPSPIPDVLRATAQRFVKEYDSQLRPFEVEREVAPGVIVKRTGGHTPGHSVVRLESGGERLTFAGDAVFPVSFDHPDWHNGFEHDPEESVNVRIRLFRELAATGELLVATHLSFPSVGRVAVDGDAFRFVPAYWDY; via the coding sequence ATGAACGCAAACATGAGCGTAGACAACACTCCGCACACCCGTAAACCAGCCTCGGACGAGTTGGTTCCGTCGCGCTACGCGTTGCGGATCGGCGAGATCGACGTGCTGGTGATCAGCGATGGCGTGCTGCCGCTGCCATTCGCAACGATGTCCACCAATGTCGAGCCGGCCGTGCGCAGGGCCTGGCTGGACAACCTGTTCCTGCCGGACAAGTTCGATTGGGCGGTGAACGTGATTGTGGTGCGCAGCGGCGGCCGCACCATCCTCGTCGACTCCGGGCTGGGAAAGGAATTCTCGGGTTTTCCGCGGGCGGGGCAATTGGCCTTGCGACTGGAGGCCGCCGGCATCGATCTCGCCGCGCTGACCGACGTGGTGCTGACCCACCTTCACATGGACCACATTGGCGGGCTGCTCGGCGACGGTATAAAGGAGCGGCTGCGTCCGGACCTGCGGATCCACGTGGCGGCTGCGGAGATCGAGTTCTGGGCGGCGCCGGATTTCTCCCGCACCGCGATGCCGTCGCCCATACCGGACGTGCTTCGAGCGACCGCGCAGCGCTTCGTGAAGGAGTATGACAGCCAGCTGCGGCCGTTCGAGGTGGAGCGCGAGGTGGCGCCAGGGGTGATTGTCAAGCGCACCGGCGGCCACACCCCTGGACACAGCGTGGTCCGCCTGGAATCCGGCGGCGAGCGACTCACATTCGCCGGCGACGCCGTGTTCCCGGTCTCGTTCGATCACCCGGACTGGCACAACGGCTTCGAACATGACCCCGAGGAGTCGGTCAATGTCCGAATCCGGCTTTTCCGCGAGCTGGCGGCGACCGGCGAACTGCTCGTGGCCACGCACCTATCGTTCCCGTCCGTCGGACGGGTGGCGGTCGACGGCGACGCTTTTCGCTTCGTACCGGCCTACTGGGATTACTGA
- a CDS encoding MBL fold metallo-hydrolase produces MPHIIHRLSVCALLLGISCTDNAGRETGDSLALPGQPGRPFPNVPEIAPIGVRLDKYLDVPDGAKGPEIDAKKGCRTEKLGRGLYMVTDNSYQSMFMVYEAGVVVIDAPPSYVAKLNDAIAEVTRLPITHIVYSHSHADHIGGAGSLDLSHNPVIIAHDETKKLLMRDADPTRPVPTVSFQDDYSLEVGSQVLKLSYHGNGHEPGNIFIYAPEQETLMVVDVVFPGWMPFRRLAIAQDIPGWLSQVEEIEKMPFKKLVSGHVSRLGTREDVKMQVEFDADLKAAAGEALKSTPYVDGINPADMGNTWALVDDYTARVAGQCVTTLTRKWKSRLGGFDTFVWDNCYAMEQSLRVD; encoded by the coding sequence ATGCCGCATATCATTCATAGGCTTTCTGTCTGCGCACTCCTCCTCGGTATTTCGTGCACCGACAACGCCGGACGCGAGACGGGAGACTCGTTGGCCCTGCCTGGTCAACCCGGGAGGCCGTTTCCGAACGTTCCAGAGATTGCGCCAATTGGCGTTCGGCTCGACAAGTATCTCGATGTGCCGGATGGGGCCAAAGGACCAGAAATCGACGCGAAAAAGGGATGTCGGACAGAGAAGTTGGGGCGCGGCCTCTATATGGTTACGGATAATTCCTACCAATCGATGTTCATGGTCTACGAGGCCGGTGTCGTAGTCATCGACGCCCCGCCGAGCTACGTAGCGAAACTGAACGACGCGATCGCCGAGGTCACGAGGCTTCCCATTACTCATATCGTGTACAGCCATTCACACGCCGATCATATCGGCGGCGCAGGTAGCCTCGATCTGAGCCACAATCCCGTGATCATTGCCCACGACGAGACGAAAAAGCTTTTGATGCGCGATGCCGACCCCACGCGTCCGGTGCCCACGGTGAGTTTCCAGGACGATTACTCATTGGAGGTTGGAAGCCAGGTTTTGAAGCTGTCCTATCATGGCAATGGGCACGAGCCGGGAAACATCTTCATCTATGCTCCGGAGCAGGAGACCTTGATGGTCGTAGATGTGGTCTTCCCCGGATGGATGCCGTTTCGCCGCCTAGCGATTGCGCAGGACATTCCTGGATGGCTCTCCCAGGTCGAGGAGATCGAGAAGATGCCTTTCAAGAAGTTGGTGTCCGGACACGTCAGCCGTCTTGGAACGCGCGAGGACGTGAAGATGCAGGTCGAATTCGACGCCGATTTGAAGGCGGCCGCAGGCGAAGCGTTGAAATCAACTCCTTACGTCGATGGGATCAACCCAGCAGACATGGGAAACACTTGGGCCCTGGTCGACGACTACACGGCGCGCGTCGCGGGTCAATGCGTGACGACGCTGACTCGAAAGTGGAAGAGCAGGCTAGGGGGCTTCGACACGTTCGTTTGGGACAATTGCTACGCGATGGAGCAAAGCCTACGCGTCGATTGA
- a CDS encoding nuclear transport factor 2 family protein — translation MNQRPLTQVSSIVLKTLSRLLVSAALAGCAAQTTQARQAIPADQERVARELDLAHAQAILRGDQAALSKFWGDDFLINNQWNKVDHGDHIKKGTVTYSSFERTIEASKAYGNTVIVMGHETVVPKGTSPDAGKTIHRRYTDIWVKRDGAWQLVARHANVIADSK, via the coding sequence GTGAATCAACGACCATTGACTCAGGTCTCGTCGATCGTGCTCAAGACCCTGAGCCGTCTGCTGGTCTCGGCGGCGCTCGCTGGCTGCGCTGCGCAGACTACGCAGGCTAGGCAGGCTATCCCAGCAGACCAGGAACGAGTCGCGAGAGAGCTCGATCTTGCCCATGCACAGGCGATCCTTCGTGGCGATCAGGCGGCTCTCAGCAAATTCTGGGGCGACGATTTCCTCATCAACAATCAATGGAACAAAGTCGACCACGGTGACCATATCAAGAAGGGGACCGTCACCTACTCGTCGTTCGAACGCACGATCGAGGCATCGAAGGCGTACGGCAATACCGTGATCGTCATGGGCCACGAAACGGTCGTTCCGAAAGGGACCTCCCCTGACGCCGGAAAGACCATCCATCGGCGCTATACCGACATCTGGGTCAAACGGGACGGCGCTTGGCAGCTCGTTGCTCGTCACGCGAACGTCATCGCTGATTCGAAATAG
- a CDS encoding sigma-70 family RNA polymerase sigma factor, producing MDLNDDNPARAFEQRRPRLLRIAYRMLGVIAEAEDAVQETYLRWHQADRSAIRDAEAVLVRTVTRVCLDILKSARVRREQYVGTWLPEPIMDVVEGEDLTLSLMMALERLSPLERAAFLLHDVFGQDFDVVAAALERDPAACRQLASRARAHVREARPRFPITERRGHEIASAFFDASRSGDVNALKALLADDAVTYTDGGGKVAASLVPIHGQANVVQFFESLHQRLGPDFFQCVYQGLVDGLPAIVAMDPKGGLQTTAFGIEEGRIVEIYIVRNPDKLERVRRFLG from the coding sequence ATGGACTTGAACGACGACAACCCGGCTCGGGCCTTCGAACAGCGCCGCCCGCGTCTGCTACGCATCGCCTATCGAATGCTAGGCGTCATCGCAGAGGCGGAAGACGCCGTGCAAGAGACCTATCTCCGCTGGCATCAGGCCGATCGCAGCGCGATACGTGATGCCGAGGCCGTCTTGGTCCGAACGGTGACGCGCGTGTGCTTGGATATCCTCAAGTCGGCGCGCGTGCGGCGTGAGCAGTACGTAGGCACGTGGTTACCTGAACCTATCATGGACGTCGTTGAAGGAGAGGACCTGACGCTATCCCTGATGATGGCTCTGGAGCGTTTGTCTCCACTCGAGCGCGCCGCTTTCTTGCTGCACGACGTCTTTGGTCAGGACTTCGATGTCGTGGCGGCCGCTCTCGAACGCGACCCGGCAGCCTGCCGCCAGCTTGCCAGCCGCGCGCGAGCCCACGTGCGTGAGGCTCGCCCACGCTTTCCCATCACGGAGCGCCGGGGGCACGAGATAGCTTCGGCATTCTTCGATGCTTCGCGCAGCGGTGACGTGAACGCACTGAAGGCGCTGCTCGCTGACGATGCGGTGACCTACACCGATGGTGGCGGCAAGGTGGCTGCCTCGCTGGTGCCGATCCACGGACAAGCCAATGTGGTGCAGTTCTTCGAAAGTCTGCACCAGCGCCTCGGGCCCGACTTCTTTCAATGTGTGTATCAGGGCCTCGTCGACGGGCTGCCTGCGATTGTTGCGATGGATCCCAAGGGCGGTTTGCAGACCACCGCGTTTGGCATCGAAGAAGGTCGAATCGTTGAAATCTATATCGTGAGAAACCCCGATAAGTTGGAACGGGTTCGACGCTTTCTCGGGTGA
- a CDS encoding glycosyltransferase family 4 protein has translation MKIAIVSPLFESVPPKLYGGTERVVSYLTEELVRQGHDVTLFASGDSVTRARLRPMCEQSLRLDPTCVDPFTHHLLMMDQVMDAAGQFDVVHFNLDYWQFPMTRRLRMPAVTTLHGRLDLPEFVRVYSHFREAPLVSISNAQRAPIPHNRWLATIHHGLPPDLYRLHEKRGSYLAFLGRISPEKRPDRAILIARRAGIPLKIAAKVDNADKQYFEERIRPLLREPGVEFIGEIGEAEKDEFLGGALALLFPIDWPEPFGLVMIEAMACGTPVIAWRCGSVPEIMTQGITGFIVQTEDEAVAAVRDVHKLSRKRCRDVFERRFTVGRMARDYLRVYSQVAHDSADGPTTPPRGSVRRLHAA, from the coding sequence GTGAAGATCGCAATCGTATCTCCACTCTTCGAGAGCGTGCCGCCAAAGCTCTACGGTGGCACGGAACGAGTCGTGTCATACCTGACCGAAGAACTGGTGCGGCAAGGCCATGATGTGACGCTCTTTGCCTCCGGTGACTCGGTCACCCGCGCGCGCCTTCGGCCGATGTGCGAGCAGAGCCTCCGTCTCGATCCGACGTGCGTGGACCCTTTCACGCATCACTTGCTCATGATGGATCAGGTGATGGACGCGGCCGGACAGTTCGACGTCGTCCATTTCAATCTCGACTATTGGCAGTTCCCCATGACCCGCCGGCTTCGCATGCCTGCAGTAACGACCTTGCATGGTCGTTTGGATCTTCCGGAATTCGTGCGCGTCTATTCGCATTTTCGTGAAGCGCCATTGGTGTCGATTTCGAATGCGCAGCGTGCCCCCATTCCTCACAATCGCTGGCTGGCGACCATCCATCATGGGTTGCCGCCCGATCTGTATCGCTTGCACGAGAAACGAGGCTCGTACCTCGCGTTTCTCGGCCGCATCTCCCCCGAGAAGCGCCCAGACCGGGCCATCCTCATTGCTCGTCGGGCGGGGATCCCACTAAAAATTGCCGCCAAAGTGGACAATGCCGACAAGCAGTACTTCGAAGAGCGCATTCGCCCGCTTCTTCGCGAGCCCGGCGTCGAGTTCATCGGCGAGATTGGCGAGGCGGAAAAGGACGAATTCCTCGGTGGGGCGCTGGCTCTCTTGTTCCCCATCGATTGGCCAGAACCGTTCGGGCTGGTCATGATCGAGGCGATGGCCTGTGGCACCCCGGTCATCGCGTGGCGGTGCGGTTCGGTGCCGGAGATTATGACCCAAGGTATCACCGGCTTCATCGTCCAGACCGAGGACGAGGCTGTGGCGGCCGTGCGCGACGTTCACAAGCTGAGTCGTAAACGCTGCCGCGACGTCTTCGAACGACGCTTCACCGTAGGTCGTATGGCGCGCGATTACTTGAGGGTCTACTCGCAAGTAGCGCACGACTCCGCCGATGGCCCGACGACTCCGCCGCGGGGGAGCGTGCGCCGTCTGCATGCGGCTTAG
- a CDS encoding Hsp20/alpha crystallin family protein — protein sequence MLTTWDAFPMLNRLLDDVMNDVTGTAFGTGAKVTIDPAIDVRATEDELIFVCDVPGVTQEDLEVAIEGSTLTIKGQRNYSGGEKDKVWLGRSYGAFAKSFTLPEFVDANAMTAALSNGVLTINVPKKPQAKPRKIQIGSGSSPRQLEEKKE from the coding sequence ATGCTTACTACATGGGATGCCTTCCCGATGCTGAACCGTCTCCTCGACGACGTCATGAACGACGTCACCGGTACGGCATTCGGGACCGGTGCAAAGGTCACAATCGATCCTGCAATCGATGTTCGTGCCACCGAGGACGAGCTCATCTTCGTGTGCGACGTTCCGGGTGTCACGCAGGAGGATCTCGAAGTCGCCATCGAAGGGAGCACGCTCACCATCAAAGGACAGCGCAACTACTCGGGCGGCGAGAAGGATAAAGTTTGGCTGGGCCGGTCGTACGGTGCGTTTGCCAAGTCCTTCACGCTTCCGGAGTTCGTTGACGCAAACGCGATGACGGCAGCCCTGTCGAACGGCGTGCTCACGATCAACGTGCCGAAGAAGCCGCAGGCCAAGCCGCGCAAGATCCAGATTGGGTCGGGCAGCTCGCCCAGGCAGCTCGAAGAAAAGAAGGAATAA
- a CDS encoding GMC oxidoreductase, with amino-acid sequence MAAMPATATISSGARVSVLVIGSGYGGSVAALRLAQAGVDVHMIEMGMAWDTPGADGKIFAHTTKPDERSFWLRTKTKQPLSSFLGFPIDRDIQRYTGILDAEEFAGITVYQGRGVGGGSLVNGGMAVTPKRENFRAILPSVNPDEMYNVYYPRANAELGVHTIDPAWFEVAECYQYARVGRKQAQRSGFPFVFVPNVYDWDYMKQEQAGTAPRSAVAGELLYGNNYGKKSLQKTYLKQIAATGRVTISPLHRVTSVTPAPRGGYTVEIEQLTTAGAVSTTKTITADTVFFAAGSVGTSKLLVKLKATGALPNLNSEIGKGWGDNGNVMCGRANHIWDPTGTLQASVPTGGIDNWAAGGAFAEVAPLPTGIETWASFYLTLTNNPHRARFHWNPSTKQVDLDWQKVWKQPSIEMAKTIFHKINATEGTIYRSDLFGVNTIWGDHLTYHPLGGAVLNKATDNYGRLVEYPGLYVMDGSLIPGNTSVNPFVTITALAERNIEEIIASDF; translated from the coding sequence ATGGCCGCAATGCCGGCTACTGCGACCATTTCCAGCGGCGCGCGCGTGTCGGTCCTGGTGATTGGCTCTGGTTACGGCGGCTCGGTTGCGGCGCTCCGACTCGCGCAGGCCGGAGTCGATGTGCATATGATCGAAATGGGCATGGCTTGGGACACGCCCGGTGCTGATGGCAAGATTTTCGCCCACACGACGAAGCCGGACGAGCGCTCGTTCTGGTTGCGCACGAAAACGAAGCAGCCGCTCAGCAGCTTCCTCGGCTTTCCCATCGATCGTGATATCCAGCGCTACACGGGAATTCTGGACGCGGAAGAGTTCGCCGGAATTACGGTTTACCAAGGCCGCGGCGTCGGAGGCGGATCGCTGGTCAACGGTGGAATGGCCGTGACGCCGAAGCGGGAGAACTTCCGCGCCATCCTCCCATCGGTGAACCCCGACGAGATGTACAACGTCTACTATCCTCGCGCGAACGCGGAGCTCGGCGTCCACACAATCGACCCTGCGTGGTTCGAAGTTGCCGAGTGCTACCAGTACGCACGGGTCGGTCGCAAACAGGCGCAGCGATCCGGTTTCCCGTTCGTCTTCGTGCCGAACGTGTACGACTGGGACTACATGAAGCAGGAACAAGCCGGCACCGCGCCAAGGTCGGCGGTTGCCGGGGAACTTCTCTATGGGAACAACTACGGCAAGAAATCACTGCAGAAGACATATCTCAAGCAGATCGCGGCGACGGGGCGGGTCACCATTTCGCCATTGCACCGGGTAACCTCGGTCACGCCTGCGCCGCGCGGCGGCTATACGGTGGAGATCGAACAGCTCACCACCGCCGGTGCGGTATCCACCACCAAAACCATTACGGCGGACACGGTGTTCTTCGCCGCGGGCAGCGTCGGCACGAGCAAGCTGCTGGTGAAATTGAAGGCCACCGGCGCGCTGCCGAACCTGAATAGCGAGATCGGAAAGGGCTGGGGCGACAACGGAAACGTGATGTGCGGACGTGCCAACCACATCTGGGATCCGACGGGCACCCTTCAAGCGTCCGTCCCCACCGGCGGCATCGACAACTGGGCCGCGGGTGGTGCATTCGCCGAGGTTGCGCCTCTGCCGACTGGGATCGAGACGTGGGCATCCTTCTACCTGACGCTCACGAACAATCCGCACCGGGCTCGATTTCATTGGAATCCGTCGACCAAACAGGTGGATCTCGACTGGCAAAAGGTGTGGAAGCAGCCGTCGATCGAGATGGCGAAAACCATCTTCCACAAGATCAATGCAACGGAGGGGACCATTTACCGATCTGACCTCTTCGGCGTGAATACGATTTGGGGCGATCATCTCACCTATCACCCTCTCGGGGGTGCGGTGCTCAACAAGGCGACCGACAATTACGGGAGGCTCGTCGAGTACCCCGGCCTTTACGTGATGGATGGGTCGCTGATCCCCGGCAACACCAGCGTCAATCCATTCGTCACCATCACGGCGCTGGCCGAACGGAACATCGAGGAGATCATCGCCTCCGACTTCTAA
- a CDS encoding cytochrome c — protein MNRSRARTWGIVVALAVVAAGAFVSIRSTKSHASHTDFPPAKFPQVEGEALFRAICQGCHMADGRGAVGAGAYPALAHNERLRAKEYVIFMILRGRGAMPPLAPSLRDEQVAAVANYVRTHFGNDYREEIAPRDVAANR, from the coding sequence ATGAACCGTTCACGTGCCCGGACGTGGGGCATCGTCGTCGCGTTGGCGGTCGTCGCCGCGGGTGCCTTCGTTTCCATCCGCTCGACGAAATCCCATGCGTCACACACCGATTTTCCGCCCGCGAAATTCCCTCAAGTCGAAGGCGAAGCTCTTTTTCGTGCCATTTGCCAAGGCTGCCACATGGCCGACGGGCGCGGCGCCGTGGGGGCAGGAGCCTATCCCGCCCTCGCGCACAACGAGCGGCTGCGCGCCAAAGAGTACGTCATCTTCATGATTCTGCGCGGACGAGGAGCGATGCCGCCGCTCGCACCATCCCTCCGCGATGAACAAGTCGCCGCCGTCGCCAATTACGTGCGCACCCATTTTGGCAACGACTACCGCGAAGAAATCGCCCCACGCGACGTCGCGGCGAACCGATGA
- a CDS encoding flavin monoamine oxidase family protein, whose product MIGASAGSSIMYTAAASLGLAPASTYRGPVQLDGAPQGVSVLILGAGLAGLVAAFELRRAGYKVQILEYRDRVGGRSWTLRGGDVYTELGGDTQRVAFEQGQYFNPGPWRIPYHHRGMLDYCGRFGVALEPFINVNYNAYLHQRSAFEGKPQRFREVYSDYHGAVAELLAKVTRRGKLDELVTKEDQEKLLEALRARGALDEEFRYVEGFDSSERRGFKSPPGGGIHGKPVVSGSPVSLSQLLQSELWRFLGSDNFEFQSPMFQPVGGMDRLAQAFGRELNEVVRFNAKVTAIKQDANGVVVAYEDTTAKGAPPATAKADWCLCTIPLSILSQIDMNVSAEMSRGIGAVPYGASVKTGLQFKRRFWEQDEQIYGGISYTDLPNQQIGYPSTGFASSGKGILLGAYVWGRQAYETSGLSPEERIQQALEAGARIHPQYRTEFDTGVSVAWHRVPWALGCSGDWTEVNREAHYQNLCQIDGRILLAGEHLSYLPAWQEGAILSSLDAISRLHQRIVAR is encoded by the coding sequence ATGATCGGCGCCTCCGCCGGAAGCAGCATCATGTACACCGCGGCGGCCAGCTTGGGGCTCGCCCCCGCCTCGACGTACCGGGGCCCCGTGCAACTGGACGGAGCCCCGCAAGGCGTTTCGGTGCTCATCCTGGGCGCAGGCCTCGCCGGGTTGGTCGCGGCGTTCGAACTGCGCAGAGCCGGATACAAGGTGCAAATCCTCGAATACCGGGACCGCGTGGGCGGCCGTTCGTGGACCTTGCGCGGCGGCGACGTCTACACGGAGCTCGGTGGTGACACGCAACGGGTAGCCTTCGAACAAGGTCAGTATTTCAATCCCGGCCCATGGCGCATCCCATACCACCACCGGGGGATGCTCGATTATTGCGGTCGCTTCGGCGTCGCCCTCGAGCCTTTCATCAATGTCAACTACAATGCCTATTTGCACCAGCGCAGCGCGTTCGAGGGCAAGCCGCAACGATTTCGCGAGGTTTACTCCGATTACCACGGAGCCGTGGCCGAACTTCTCGCCAAGGTGACCCGACGAGGAAAACTCGACGAGCTGGTCACCAAGGAAGATCAGGAGAAGCTCTTGGAGGCGCTCCGCGCACGGGGAGCTCTCGACGAGGAGTTTCGATACGTCGAGGGATTCGACAGCAGCGAGCGACGCGGCTTCAAGTCCCCACCTGGCGGTGGCATTCACGGCAAACCCGTTGTATCGGGATCGCCGGTATCTCTTTCTCAGTTGTTGCAGTCCGAATTGTGGCGCTTTCTGGGGAGCGACAATTTCGAATTCCAGTCACCCATGTTTCAGCCGGTGGGAGGAATGGATCGGCTTGCTCAGGCCTTTGGCCGCGAGCTAAACGAGGTGGTTCGATTCAATGCAAAGGTTACCGCCATCAAGCAGGATGCAAACGGGGTTGTCGTGGCGTACGAAGATACCACGGCGAAAGGCGCCCCGCCTGCCACGGCCAAGGCCGATTGGTGCTTGTGCACCATTCCGTTATCCATTTTGAGCCAAATCGACATGAACGTAAGTGCCGAGATGAGCCGGGGCATCGGTGCGGTACCGTACGGGGCCTCGGTCAAGACCGGCCTCCAATTCAAACGGCGGTTCTGGGAACAGGACGAACAAATTTACGGCGGCATCAGCTACACGGATTTACCCAATCAGCAGATCGGCTATCCGAGCACGGGATTCGCCAGCTCGGGCAAGGGTATTCTTTTGGGCGCCTACGTATGGGGCCGCCAAGCCTACGAGACGAGTGGACTCTCGCCAGAAGAACGCATTCAGCAGGCCTTGGAGGCGGGCGCTCGAATCCACCCGCAATACCGCACCGAATTCGACACGGGCGTCTCCGTGGCGTGGCACCGCGTGCCCTGGGCGCTCGGCTGCAGCGGCGACTGGACCGAAGTAAACCGTGAGGCGCACTACCAAAACCTCTGTCAAATCGACGGACGCATCCTCCTCGCAGGCGAGCACCTCTCGTACCTCCCGGCTTGGCAGGAAGGCGCCATTTTGTCGTCCCTCGATGCCATTTCGAGACTGCACCAAAGGATCGTTGCACGATGA